A stretch of the Takifugu flavidus isolate HTHZ2018 chromosome 1, ASM371156v2, whole genome shotgun sequence genome encodes the following:
- the LOC130524857 gene encoding KAT8 regulatory NSL complex subunit 1-like isoform X1: MAAMAPALTDAPAEAHHIRFKLAAPSSSLSPASAENNSNASNIIIHSSGPAKCKASSDECPLDFCGGDQDQQQQQSQADTVAQASALGKLQPLVASYLCSDVTSVPSNNKESIKLQGVLIKQSVLKSHRILPGSLLNGGGDFLLRKRQAIELSGSQLKSLMSGSTNGGGQPLAPVNGLAKKLATMSGSGCVVAVNGDKPSSVTDAQAQNVPLDTETLTTTLSGYIPLKGTLKQKPSSELSLNTDGNNLEQPVLQSAALHPFIHQTPNPTEQANPEEVDARGSLRQHQGSDGERPGSSQQGSPSCTPTPQPPLPCSSSSDSLDAHVKERTLLNSSRQAEIESRLRRLRKRLQVVQAKQVERHLHQQLGGFLDSALSRLAAGNRKSEMSTPTAAWRTGRHSSTNSRDGLRRFLKSGTMPLELERLYLSGSANLHSAERAFDSDVTESSSGGDSDLEEEELARADIEQRHVKIWKRAESRYTVERAAIISHWNWLQAHISDLEYRIRQQTDIYRQIRASKGSVELGGVPPSSLSAGGTEVKSEHVSTQDVDSEQAEHTGPAHLANTDVGLLKGQNVQPVNGVISRMAESADTKHQQPLAHDSTCVAARTRPLLSCRRRRLIQPNTVTNLNGKAQRGGVQCACRVNSSCVMCSGRPTPREDPQYELPTLERLSKLDLGVHPILSFPDDVCVGLRLQQVMKSQWQSKSLERSKPLKKLSLKNKLSSSKEKHKFANSLMAVRLGHYKNRAEKQRMMDGGVSSSTSVLHTPRSEGQSLCKAERLQALNTPLGPYDRSYSRKRLREHSLERTDSSPKIFLDSSTPCPTLTNMHSALHSPLPRQLSTSSENAMPLGAGSQGISSTPQPIKRRRGESSFDINNIVIPMSVAATTRVEKLQYKEILTPSWRAVDVFSQSITEEEDEREVEDLSDAAFTQLHQPYEDQERSRWTWMALAPAKRRGSRSYKSVDGRTTPLLCGTNPPTPQPASPDPGHCPILHDYSYVPSPMSPASPDTTSNPHTPCSRDSHRLLSSEDTRCSTPDFTFEERTVAPWERRGFPLAEDPEPEPEVEHHVRPRMRSISGCRAAVYGRLDSDDAEPQCDEDIGPKNKGPAHR; encoded by the exons ATGGCTGCGATGGCGCCCGCTCTCACCGACGCCCCAGCCGAAGCTCACCACATCCGCTTCAAACTGGCTGCCCCATCCTCAAGTCTGTCACCGGCCAGTGCAGAGAACAACAGTAACGCCAGCAACATCATTATCCACAGCAGCGGCCCTGCCAAGTGCAAGGCCTCCTCAGACGAGTGCCCTCTTGACTTCTGCGGCGGAGACCAggatcagcaacagcagcagtcccAGGCAGACACTGTGGCCCAGGCCTCGGCCCTGGGCAAGCTTCAGCCCCTGGTGGCTTCTTACCTGTGCTCTGATGTGACATCTGTCCCTTCCAACAATAAGGAATCGATTAAGCTGCAAGGAGTCCTCATCAAACAGTCTGTGTTGAAAAGCCACAGGATACTGCCCGGCTCCCTGCTCAACGGAGGAGGAGACTTCCTGTTGAGGAAGCGTCAGGCGATAGAACTCTCTGGCAGCCAGCTCAAAAGCCTTATGAGTGGCAGCACCAACGGCGGTGGCCAGCCCCTGGCACCTGTTAATGGTCTGGCCAAGAAGCTGGCCACCATGTCTGGCTCTGGGTGTGTGGTGGCGGTGAACGGTGACAAGCCTTCATCCGTGACCGACGCGCAGGCCCAGAACGTGCCCTTGGACACTGAGACCTTGACTACTACGTTATCAGGGTATATTCCTCTGAAAGGAACCCTAAAGCAGAAGCCTTCCTCTGAGCTTTCTCTAAATACGGATGGAAATAACCTTGAACAGCCAGTGCTTCAATCTGCTGCACTTCACCCCTTTATCCACCAAACCCCAAACCCCACAGAACAAGCTAATCCGGAGGAGGTGGACGCACGCGGGTCCCTCCGCCAGCACCAGGGCTCGGATGGAGAGAGACCAGGTAGCAGCCAACAGGGCTCCCCATCCTGTACCCCTACACCGCAGCCTCCTTTACCCTGTAGCTCCTCTTCGGACAGCCTGGATGCCCACGTAAAGGAGCGCACCCTTCTCAACAGCAGCCGCCAAGCCGAGATCGAAAGCCGCCTACGCCGCCTGCGCAAGCGTCTCCAGGTCGTGCAGGCCAAGCAGGTGGAGCGGCACCTTCATCAGCAGCTGGGTGGATTTTTGGACTCGGCCCTCAGTCGGCTCGCGGCGGGCAACCGCAAATCGGAGATGTCGACCCCGACGGCGGCGTGGAGGACCGGGCGCCACTCCTCTACAAACAGCAGAGACGGCCTGCGTCGCTTCCTGAAAAGCGGCACCATGCCcttggagctggagaggctgtaTCTGAGCGGGTCGGCCAACCTCCACTCGGCAGAAAGGGCCTTTGACTCGGATGTAACAGAAAGCAGCTCCGGAGGGGACTccgacctggaggaggaggagctggcccGGGCGGACATTGAACAGCGACACGTTAAAAT ATGGAAGCGAGCAGAGAGCCGTTACACAGTGGAGCGAGCCGCCATCATCAGCCACTGGAACTGGCTCCAGGCCCACATCTCGGACCTGGAGTACCGAATTCGCCAGCAGACGGACATTTACCGGCAGATCCGCGCCAGCAAG GGGTCAGTCGAGCTGGGAGGAGTTCCCCCCAGTTCCTTGTCCGCAGGTGGGACAGAAGTCAAGTCAGAGCACGTTAGCACTCAG GACGTTGATTCGGAACAGGCGGAGCacacaggccccgcccacctcgcCAACACGGACGTCGGCCTTCTGAAGGGTCAAAATGTGCAGCCGGTGAACGGCGTCATCAGCAG GATGGCGGAGAGTGCAGACACGAAGCACCAGCAGCCGCTGGCTCACGACAGCACGTGCGTGGCTGCGCGCACACGGCCACTCCTCAGCTGTCGGCGACGGCGGCTCATCCAGCCCAACACTGTGACCAACCTGAACGGGAAG GCCCAGAGAGGTGGGGTTCAGTGCGCCTGCAGGGTGAACTCCAGCTGTGTGATGTGCAGTGGCCGGCCCACACCCAGAGAAGACCCTCAGTACGAGCTGCCCACCCTGGAGCGCCTGTCAAAGCTGGATCTTGGCGTCCACCCCATCCTCTCCTTCCCTGACG ATGTGTGCGTAGGCCTCCGCCTGCAGCAGGTGATGAAGAGTCAGTGGCAGAGCAAGTCGCTGGAGCGAAGTAAACCGCTGAAGAAGCTTTCACTCAAAAACAAACTGTCTTCATCCAAAGAGAAGCACAAGTTCGCCAACTCGCTCATGGCAGTCA GGCTTGGTCACTATAAGAACCgtgcagagaagcagaggatgaTGGACGGTGGCGTGAGCAGCAGCACTTCTGTTCTGCACACACCTCGCTCGGAGGGTCAGAGTTTGTGTAAGGCCGAGCGCCTACAGGCGCTGAACACGCCGTTAGGCCCCTACGACAGGAGCTACAGCCGCAAGAGGTTAAGAGAGCACTCGCTGGAGAGGACGGACT CCTCTCCCAAAATCTTCCTGGACTCCAGCACCCCCTGCCCGACACTGACCAACATGCACTCTGCACTTCACAGTCCCCTCCCTCGCCAACTCTCCACGTCTTCAGAGAACGCCATGCCTCTGGGTGCTGGCAGCCAGGGCATCTCAAGCACACCC CAGCCTATCAAGAGGCGGCGAGGTGAGAGCTCCTTCGATATAAACAATATTGTCATCCCCATGTCTGTGGCCGCCACCACCcgggtggagaagctgcagtACAAAGAGATTCTCACACCCAG tTGGCGAGCCGTGGACGTCTTCTCCCAGTCAataacagaggaggaagatgagcggGAG GTGGAGGATCTGTCGGACGCCGCCTTCACGCAGCTCCATCAGCCGTACGAGGACCAGGAGCGTTCCCGCTGGACCTGGATGGCTCTGGCACCCGCtaagaggagaggcagcag GTCGTACAAGTCTGTGGACGGTCGAACAACCCCGCTGCTGTGCGGGACCAACCCTCCCACTCCTCAGCCCGCCTCGCCAGACCCGGGTCACTGCCCCATACTGCACGACTACAGCTACGTGCCATCGCCCATGAGTCCCGCCAGCCCAGACACCACCTCCAACCCCCACACGCCGTGCTCCAGGGACTCCCATCGACTGCTGTCCAGCGAGGACACGAGGTGCTCGACGCCGGACTTCACCTTTGAAGAGCGG ACGGTAGCGCCGTGGGAGCGCCGCGGCTTCCCCCTGGCAGAGGACCCGGAGCCTGAGCCCGAGGTGGAGCACCACGTCAGGCCCAGAATGAGAAGCATCTCAGGCTGCCGAGCGGCGGTGTACGGCCGCCTTGACTCTGACGACGCGGAGCCGCAGTGCGACGAAGACATCGGTCCCAAAAACAAGGGCCCCGCTCACCGATGA
- the LOC130524857 gene encoding KAT8 regulatory NSL complex subunit 1-like isoform X2, with amino-acid sequence MAAMAPALTDAPAEAHHIRFKLAAPSSSLSPASAENNSNASNIIIHSSGPAKCKASSDECPLDFCGGDQDQQQQQSQADTVAQASALGKLQPLVASYLCSDVTSVPSNNKESIKLQGVLIKQSVLKSHRILPGSLLNGGGDFLLRKRQAIELSGSQLKSLMSGSTNGGGQPLAPVNGLAKKLATMSGSGCVVAVNGDKPSSVTDAQAQNVPLDTETLTTTLSGYIPLKGTLKQKPSSELSLNTDGNNLEQPVLQSAALHPFIHQTPNPTEQANPEEVDARGSLRQHQGSDGERPGSSQQGSPSCTPTPQPPLPCSSSSDSLDAHVKERTLLNSSRQAEIESRLRRLRKRLQVVQAKQVERHLHQQLGGFLDSALSRLAAGNRKSEMSTPTAAWRTGRHSSTNSRDGLRRFLKSGTMPLELERLYLSGSANLHSAERAFDSDVTESSSGGDSDLEEEELARADIEQRHVKIWKRAESRYTVERAAIISHWNWLQAHISDLEYRIRQQTDIYRQIRASKGSVELGGVPPSSLSAGGTEVKSEHVSTQDVDSEQAEHTGPAHLANTDVGLLKGQNVQPVNGVISRMAESADTKHQQPLAHDSTCVAARTRPLLSCRRRRLIQPNTVTNLNGKAQRGGVQCACRVNSSCVMCSGRPTPREDPQYELPTLERLSKLDLGVHPILSFPDDVCVGLRLQQVMKSQWQSKSLERSKPLKKLSLKNKLSSSKEKHKFANSLMAVRLGHYKNRAEKQRMMDGGVSSSTSVLHTPRSEGQSLCKAERLQALNTPLGPYDRSYSRKRLREHSLERTDSSPKIFLDSSTPCPTLTNMHSALHSPLPRQLSTSSENAMPLGAGSQGISSTPPIKRRRGESSFDINNIVIPMSVAATTRVEKLQYKEILTPSWRAVDVFSQSITEEEDEREVEDLSDAAFTQLHQPYEDQERSRWTWMALAPAKRRGSRSYKSVDGRTTPLLCGTNPPTPQPASPDPGHCPILHDYSYVPSPMSPASPDTTSNPHTPCSRDSHRLLSSEDTRCSTPDFTFEERTVAPWERRGFPLAEDPEPEPEVEHHVRPRMRSISGCRAAVYGRLDSDDAEPQCDEDIGPKNKGPAHR; translated from the exons ATGGCTGCGATGGCGCCCGCTCTCACCGACGCCCCAGCCGAAGCTCACCACATCCGCTTCAAACTGGCTGCCCCATCCTCAAGTCTGTCACCGGCCAGTGCAGAGAACAACAGTAACGCCAGCAACATCATTATCCACAGCAGCGGCCCTGCCAAGTGCAAGGCCTCCTCAGACGAGTGCCCTCTTGACTTCTGCGGCGGAGACCAggatcagcaacagcagcagtcccAGGCAGACACTGTGGCCCAGGCCTCGGCCCTGGGCAAGCTTCAGCCCCTGGTGGCTTCTTACCTGTGCTCTGATGTGACATCTGTCCCTTCCAACAATAAGGAATCGATTAAGCTGCAAGGAGTCCTCATCAAACAGTCTGTGTTGAAAAGCCACAGGATACTGCCCGGCTCCCTGCTCAACGGAGGAGGAGACTTCCTGTTGAGGAAGCGTCAGGCGATAGAACTCTCTGGCAGCCAGCTCAAAAGCCTTATGAGTGGCAGCACCAACGGCGGTGGCCAGCCCCTGGCACCTGTTAATGGTCTGGCCAAGAAGCTGGCCACCATGTCTGGCTCTGGGTGTGTGGTGGCGGTGAACGGTGACAAGCCTTCATCCGTGACCGACGCGCAGGCCCAGAACGTGCCCTTGGACACTGAGACCTTGACTACTACGTTATCAGGGTATATTCCTCTGAAAGGAACCCTAAAGCAGAAGCCTTCCTCTGAGCTTTCTCTAAATACGGATGGAAATAACCTTGAACAGCCAGTGCTTCAATCTGCTGCACTTCACCCCTTTATCCACCAAACCCCAAACCCCACAGAACAAGCTAATCCGGAGGAGGTGGACGCACGCGGGTCCCTCCGCCAGCACCAGGGCTCGGATGGAGAGAGACCAGGTAGCAGCCAACAGGGCTCCCCATCCTGTACCCCTACACCGCAGCCTCCTTTACCCTGTAGCTCCTCTTCGGACAGCCTGGATGCCCACGTAAAGGAGCGCACCCTTCTCAACAGCAGCCGCCAAGCCGAGATCGAAAGCCGCCTACGCCGCCTGCGCAAGCGTCTCCAGGTCGTGCAGGCCAAGCAGGTGGAGCGGCACCTTCATCAGCAGCTGGGTGGATTTTTGGACTCGGCCCTCAGTCGGCTCGCGGCGGGCAACCGCAAATCGGAGATGTCGACCCCGACGGCGGCGTGGAGGACCGGGCGCCACTCCTCTACAAACAGCAGAGACGGCCTGCGTCGCTTCCTGAAAAGCGGCACCATGCCcttggagctggagaggctgtaTCTGAGCGGGTCGGCCAACCTCCACTCGGCAGAAAGGGCCTTTGACTCGGATGTAACAGAAAGCAGCTCCGGAGGGGACTccgacctggaggaggaggagctggcccGGGCGGACATTGAACAGCGACACGTTAAAAT ATGGAAGCGAGCAGAGAGCCGTTACACAGTGGAGCGAGCCGCCATCATCAGCCACTGGAACTGGCTCCAGGCCCACATCTCGGACCTGGAGTACCGAATTCGCCAGCAGACGGACATTTACCGGCAGATCCGCGCCAGCAAG GGGTCAGTCGAGCTGGGAGGAGTTCCCCCCAGTTCCTTGTCCGCAGGTGGGACAGAAGTCAAGTCAGAGCACGTTAGCACTCAG GACGTTGATTCGGAACAGGCGGAGCacacaggccccgcccacctcgcCAACACGGACGTCGGCCTTCTGAAGGGTCAAAATGTGCAGCCGGTGAACGGCGTCATCAGCAG GATGGCGGAGAGTGCAGACACGAAGCACCAGCAGCCGCTGGCTCACGACAGCACGTGCGTGGCTGCGCGCACACGGCCACTCCTCAGCTGTCGGCGACGGCGGCTCATCCAGCCCAACACTGTGACCAACCTGAACGGGAAG GCCCAGAGAGGTGGGGTTCAGTGCGCCTGCAGGGTGAACTCCAGCTGTGTGATGTGCAGTGGCCGGCCCACACCCAGAGAAGACCCTCAGTACGAGCTGCCCACCCTGGAGCGCCTGTCAAAGCTGGATCTTGGCGTCCACCCCATCCTCTCCTTCCCTGACG ATGTGTGCGTAGGCCTCCGCCTGCAGCAGGTGATGAAGAGTCAGTGGCAGAGCAAGTCGCTGGAGCGAAGTAAACCGCTGAAGAAGCTTTCACTCAAAAACAAACTGTCTTCATCCAAAGAGAAGCACAAGTTCGCCAACTCGCTCATGGCAGTCA GGCTTGGTCACTATAAGAACCgtgcagagaagcagaggatgaTGGACGGTGGCGTGAGCAGCAGCACTTCTGTTCTGCACACACCTCGCTCGGAGGGTCAGAGTTTGTGTAAGGCCGAGCGCCTACAGGCGCTGAACACGCCGTTAGGCCCCTACGACAGGAGCTACAGCCGCAAGAGGTTAAGAGAGCACTCGCTGGAGAGGACGGACT CCTCTCCCAAAATCTTCCTGGACTCCAGCACCCCCTGCCCGACACTGACCAACATGCACTCTGCACTTCACAGTCCCCTCCCTCGCCAACTCTCCACGTCTTCAGAGAACGCCATGCCTCTGGGTGCTGGCAGCCAGGGCATCTCAAGCACACCC CCTATCAAGAGGCGGCGAGGTGAGAGCTCCTTCGATATAAACAATATTGTCATCCCCATGTCTGTGGCCGCCACCACCcgggtggagaagctgcagtACAAAGAGATTCTCACACCCAG tTGGCGAGCCGTGGACGTCTTCTCCCAGTCAataacagaggaggaagatgagcggGAG GTGGAGGATCTGTCGGACGCCGCCTTCACGCAGCTCCATCAGCCGTACGAGGACCAGGAGCGTTCCCGCTGGACCTGGATGGCTCTGGCACCCGCtaagaggagaggcagcag GTCGTACAAGTCTGTGGACGGTCGAACAACCCCGCTGCTGTGCGGGACCAACCCTCCCACTCCTCAGCCCGCCTCGCCAGACCCGGGTCACTGCCCCATACTGCACGACTACAGCTACGTGCCATCGCCCATGAGTCCCGCCAGCCCAGACACCACCTCCAACCCCCACACGCCGTGCTCCAGGGACTCCCATCGACTGCTGTCCAGCGAGGACACGAGGTGCTCGACGCCGGACTTCACCTTTGAAGAGCGG ACGGTAGCGCCGTGGGAGCGCCGCGGCTTCCCCCTGGCAGAGGACCCGGAGCCTGAGCCCGAGGTGGAGCACCACGTCAGGCCCAGAATGAGAAGCATCTCAGGCTGCCGAGCGGCGGTGTACGGCCGCCTTGACTCTGACGACGCGGAGCCGCAGTGCGACGAAGACATCGGTCCCAAAAACAAGGGCCCCGCTCACCGATGA